The window AAGTCGTCCTGCGCGCCCAGGATGTCGGGATGACCTTCAATCCCGACGCCGCGGCGCCGGTCAACGCCATCGCCGATATCGGTTTTGAGCTTCACAAGGGCGAGGTCGTCGCCATCGTAGGTCCCTCCGGCTGTGGCAAGACCACGCTGTTCAACATCATCGCGGGATTGCTGGAGCCGACGCAGGGCAAGATCCAGGTCAACGGCAAGCAGGTGCATCAGGCCACCGGGCACGTCGGCTACATGCTGCAGAAGGACCTGCTGCTGCCGTGGCGTACCGTGCTGGACAATGTGATCATCGGCCTGCAGGTGCGGAAGATGCCGCGCAAGGACGCGGAGACGATCGCCCGCACCCTGATCGAGGCTTATGGCCTGAAAGACTTTGAGGACAGCTACCCCTCGGCCCTGTCCGGCGGCATGCGCCAGCGCGTCGCCTTCATGCGGACGCTGGCGTTCAGCCCCGACGTCATCCTGCTCGACGAGCCGTTCTCGGCGCTCGACAGCCAGACCCGTCTGGTGTTGCAGGCCGATATGGCGCGCATCATCCGCGAGCGGAATTGCAGCGTCGTGCTTGTGACCCATGATGTGGGCGAGGCCATCACCATGGCGGATCGCATTGTGGTCATCACCAGCCGCCCCGGCCGGGTGAAGGCGATCCACACCGTCGGGATTGATGCGGACTTGCGGCACCCGATGAAAATCCGCAAACAGCAGCGGTTCACCGAACTCTACGAAACCATCTGGGCTGAGCTTGGCGTCGACATAGCAGCCTAGACGTCGTCCGCAGTCGTTGCGTCGGCGCACTTCATGTGGGAGCGACAGTATCCGCCTGTTGTGTTGACGCCGAAACTGACCACAACCATTGAAATCGATGGACCACAGCATGCCCGCGGCCTCGCGGCGGGCCAGCAAGCAGGAGTGAATATGACCAAGGCAAGAGCAGTTCAGGTAGCGGCGTTCGGCGCTCCTGATGTGATGAAGGTCGTAACCTTCGATCTCGCCGCGCCCGGTGCCGGCGAAGCACAGATCCGCCAGACCGCGATCGGATTCAACTATCTCGACATCTCGCAGCGTGCCGGCGCGATGCCACTGCCGTTGCCGACCGGGATCGGCCACGAGGCCGCCGGTGTGGTTGAAGCCATCGGTTCCGGCGTGACCGAAGTGAAGGTCGGCGACCGCGTCGCCTATATGAACGCGGGCATCGGCGCCTATGCCGACCGACGCAATGTCGCCGCCAGCAAGCTTGTGGTATTGCCGGTCAGCGTCAGCGACGAAGCCGCCGCGACGCTGCTGTTCAAGGGTATGACGGTACAATATCTGGTCAAGAAGACCCACGCGATCCAGCCCGGCGATCTCGTGCTGGTGCATTCGGCGGCAGGCGGCGTCGGCCAGATCCTCAGCAGCTGGGCCAAGGCGCTCGGCGCCACCGTGGTCGGCACCGCCAGCACGCCGGAGAAATGCGAGATCGCGCTGAAGGCCGGCTGCGATTTCGCCATCGACTATTCGAAGCCGGACTGGCCCGCCAGATTCCTCGAAGCGACCGGCGGCCGCAAGGCGCGCGTCGTGTACGACGCGGTGGGTAAGGACACTTTCATGCATTCGCTCGATTGCACCGCGCCGTTCGGGCTTGTGGTGCTGTACGGCGCGGCTTCGGGTCCCGTGCCTGCGCTCGAGCCCGAATTGCTCAACAAGAAGGGCTGCCTGTTTCTGACACGGCCGTCGGTGTTCCCGCACAATGCGGATCCCGCCACGTTCCGCGCCAATGCGGCCGATCTGTTCGACGCGATTGCGACCGGCAAGGTCAAGGTCGATATCGGCGCGCGCTTCAAGCTTGACGATATCGTCAAGGCTCATGAGGCGGCGAAAGGCCGGGCCACGACGGGCGCGATCCTGATCACGCCCTGATCTGGCTGTTGGAGAAAATCGCAGGCGCCCGCGCGGTTCGCGCGGGCGCTCCGTCTGCAGGCTATTCGTCGATGCTCTCAAGGAAATCCAGCAGCATCATATTGAATACTTCAGGTGTCACCGCGGTGAAGGCATGGGCGCCGTACTCGACCTCACGCAGTTGCGCGCCAGGAATCGCCGCGGCGAGCTGCCGCGTCAGATAGGCTGGCACCAGTGCGTCGTCAGTCGCGGTCGTGACCAGCGTCGGTGTTGTGATCGTGGCGAGCCGCGCGCCGGGATCGAAGGCGAGAAACATCTCAATCCGCTGGTTCATCGTTGCGGTAGCCGGAAAATGCGCGAGCATGTGCTCTTCCTGGGCTTCCAGATGCGCGATGTTTTCCGAGATCCATTGCGGTGGAAACAGAAACAGCGGCTGCGCCCGCACATAGGCCTTTGGCCCGGACTGGTTGAGAAGTTGCTGGCGGACTTCGAAGCAGCGCCGCAGAAACGGGTCGGCCCGTCCCCAGCCATTGACCACGGTCAGGCTGCGTAGCCGCTCCGGCCGACTCATGGCCAGCTCAATCCCGACGATGCCGCCGACCGCATGGCCGACGATATGAGCTGCGTCGATCCCGGCGTGGTCCATGACGCCGGTGACATCGTCGACCATGCCGGCAATCGAGCGAACGCAGGTGGCGTCGGTCTTGCTGCGTCCGGTGCCCGCGTGATCGTAAAGAATGACGGTGTGCCGTCCACTGAGCGCCGTAAGCTGCGGCGTCCAGAACGAGCCGCTGCCGCCCATGCCGGCCGACATTATGATCGGTGTGCCGCTTCCGTGCTTCTCGTAATAGATCTCGGCGCCGCCGACCCCGCTCGCGTAAGGCATGAATTTTCCGTCGATTTGATCAAGGATCCTGGAAGCAAGAGATGCAGACTGCCGACGAAAATCAAGTCACCTCGTCGTCATTGGCTAACGAGGGACGCTGCGCTACCGATGCATGATCTGCTTGAGAAACGCGCGGGTCCGGTCATTCTTGGGATTTGAGAAAAAGTCGGTGGGAGCTCCCTCCTCAACGATCTTTCCAGCATCCATGAAGACGACTCGATCGGCCACCGTCCTGGCAAACCCCATTTCGTGGGTGACGCACACCATGGTCATGCCCTCGCGTGCGAGACCGACCATAACGTCGAGGACCTCCTGGATCATTTCAGGATCCAGCGCCGAGGTCGGCTCATCGAACAGCATGATCTTTGGCGTCATGCACAGCGCACGTGCGATCGCGACGCGCTGCTGCTGCCCGCCAGACAATTGATTGGGATATTTGTCGGCCTGTTCCGAAATCCGCACACGGTCCAGGAAGTAACGGGCGATCTCGTCGGCCTCCTGCCTGCTGGCACCGCGAATCTTTCGCGGCGCAATGGTCAGGTTTTGCAGCACCGTCAGGTGTGGAAACAGATTGAACTGTTGAAACACCATGCCGACGTCGCGGCGGACCACATCGACATTTCTCGTCGAGTGATCAAGTTCAACGCCATTCACGACAATACGACCGTCGCGATGTTCCTCCAGCCGGTTGATGCAGCGGATCATGGTTGATTTACCGGATCCGGAAGGCCCGCAGACCACAACGCGTTCACCGCGCGCGACAGTGAAATTGATGTCTTTCAGGACCTGAACGTCGCCGTACCATTTTGTGACGCCGGACATCTCGATAATCGGCGAAGCCGTTTCCGGGAGCGCCATCTCGCCAGACGCGTGCATCATCGTTGTCTCCGAACTGTTCGTCATGCCGCCATCCAGCCGCCATCGACGAGAATGTTCTCGCCCGTCATAAACGTTGCCTCATCCGAGGCCAGAAACAGCGCTGCATTGGCGACGTCGTCAGGCTTGCCCAGCCGCGGCATCGGCGTTCGGCTGCGGGAATAATCCATCCAGCGTGGCTCGGCCGCCCGGCCCGGTTTGCCGGTCACGATCTTGCCCGGGGCGACCGCATTGCAGATGATATAGTCTCCGGCGTAGTCGGCTGCGATCTGGCGGGTCATGTAGACGACGCCCGATTTTGATGTGCCATAGGCGATGTCTTCCGGGCAGGCGATCATGCCATGCTGGGACGAAATATTGACGATACGTCCGCGGGCCTCGTGGCGCACGTCCTGTTTCAGCATCTGCCTGACAGCCGCACGCGACATCAGAAACACGCCGGTCAGATTGACCGCAAGCGCCCTGTTCCACTCGGCGAGGCTGGTGTCCGCCAGGGATTTTCCGACGCCAATCGCGGCGTTGTTGACCAGCACGTCGAGGCGACCGAAGCGCTCGATCGTGCGTCCGACGGCGCGGGCCACATCCTCCTCGGATGAGACGTCCATCTGGATGAATTCAACCTCATGCCCCTCCGCGCGCAGCAGGTCTGCGGTGGGAACTCCACCTTCGCGAACGTCGGCGGTCAGATCTGCGAGAACGAGCCGCGCACCCTCGTCGGCGAAACGCCGGGCAATCGCCCGGCCGATGCCAGACGATGCACCTGTAATGAGGATTGATTTGTCAGCAAGACGACGTGTCATTGAACTCCGGCCTCCCGTGCGGCCCGCGGAGAACGCTCGCCGCTTTGAAGCCAGGCAAGATAATCGCGCGCGCCGCAGATTCCAGATCGTGCAAGGGCCGAAAGCCAGTATCGCCGGTCAATCGGGCGATGTTCAGCGGCGCGCGATCTTTTGGCAATGAATAGATCACATTGCCCGCTGTTTCGGATTCAGCCATTTTCCAGCGAAAGTCGGGAATGTGCCGGGCGATGATCTCGCACCATTGCGCCAGACTGGACAGTATGCCGCCGCCGACATGGTAGGTGTGGTGGCGCAACGTCGTCGCGCTGCTCACCCTGGCAATGCCATCGGCCGCGTCACGGGAATAGATCCAGTCCGCTGTCATGGCGCGGGGCAGTATGACTTCGCGGCCTTCCAGCGCCATGCCGATTATCTGGTGATGCGGACTCAACGCATCGCGCGCGCCGGTATGGCTTTCCCATGCCCCGTAGACCGGCCCCAGCCTGATCACGCGAACGTCCATGCCATGGAGATGGCCGATGCGGAGCGCGGCCTGTTCGGCCGCAAGCTTGGTAATGCCATAGAGGGCTGCGGGGGCCGGCGGTGACAGGTCTTCTTCGAACAGCCCCGACGAGGTAGGCTTCGAGAAGCCGTAGACGGCAACGGAACTGAGAACGACGATACGCTTGATTGAAGACCGCGTTGCCACTCGTTCAAGAAGGGTGACCGTCCCGCCAATATTGACGTCGACGATCCGGCGCGCTTCGTCGTGCTCGCGCTGCTGATTAGGCGTCATGGCGGCCGTATGAATCACCCGGCCAATGTCGGTAACGCCCAGAACGCGGTCGATGTCGGCTGCGTTCCTGACGTCTCCGGTGACCATGATGACGCCGGCGAGCTCCTGACGCGACAGCATATCGGCGGCGGGGGCTTTCAAGTCGAACAGAACGACGTCTTCGCCCTCGGCGATCAGACGTTCAGCAATTGAAAGGCCGATAAAGCCGCTTCCGCCAGTGATCAGAGTGGTCATCTTCACCGAGCCTTGAGGGCCTGCCGCTCCAGCCGCGCCACCCAGCGCGCGAACGGATACAGGATGACAAAAAAGATGACGGCGGCAGCCATCAATGGCGTCGGATTGTAAGTCTGCTCCTGGGCGACGCGTGCTGACCTCAACAGTTCCGGCAGCGCGACGAGAGCAGCGATCGGCGTTGTCTTCACCAGTTCCAGCGAGTTGCTGGCCAGCGGCGCCAGCACGTTGCGGATGGCCTGCGGCAGAATGATGTAGAAGACGACATGGAGCGGCTTGAAGCCCAGTGCGCGCGCCGCCTCGGTCTGGCCCGGCGGAACGGAGAGGATGCCGGCACGGAAAATCTCGCCGTAATAGCCGGAGTTGTTGAGAACGATGGCAAGGACGGCTGCGGTGAAGCCGCCCAGCGTCAGCCCGAGGAAGGGCAGGCCGTAAAAGATCAGGATCAGCAGAACGACGACCGGAAACGACCTGAAGAGGTCGATATAGATCAGCAACGCGATGTTCAGCCATCGGTTCCTGAAACTGTAGATCACGGCGATGGCCAAGCCGAGCAGAATTCCGAGTGGCAGCGCCACGGCTGACAGCCAGATCGTGTAGATCAGCCCCTGCAGCAGCAGCGGATAAATCCGCAACAGCGAATCCAGATTGGCGAAATTTTCGAGGAGCAGCTCCATGGTGTGCTCAGCGCCCCTGGCTGTATCGGTATTCGATCCACCGGCTGGCGACCACCAATGGTAGAAAGAACGTGATGTAGAACGCCGCCGCGAGCGTGAGCGGCGAGGGGTTGGCAACCAGTGCCATCACGCTTTGCGCCTGTCCCAGCGTCTCCGGCAGCGAGACAGCGGTGCCGAGCGCCGTTCCCTTGCTGATCGAAATCGCCCGGTTGGTCAGAAGCGGGATGGCAAGCCGGATGGCCTGCGGAAGAATGATCGTTGTCAGCGTTCGGACCCGGCTGAAGCCGAGCGCGCTAGCGGCGTCCCATTGTCCGCGCGGCAGCGCCATGATCGCGGACCAGAAGATTTCGGTGCTGAAGGCTGACAGCACCATGCCCAGCGCCAGCACGGTGGTCAGGAACGGCGACATCGTGAGATCAAGGTAGGGCAGGCCGAAATAGATAAAGACGATGACGACCAGTTGCGGCAGCGTCCGTAGCACATCGACATAGACGGAGATGACGAAATTGACCGGGCGCCAATTCGCACAGCGTACCAATGCGAGCGAAAGGCCGATCAGCGTGCCGCATGCGATCACCAGAAGGGAGACGATGACGGTCGTGCGAAAACCCGCCAGCACCTCGGGGAAGGCGATCGCGAGAACCCTGGCGTTGAAGTAATATTCGACGATCCGGTCCATCAGGTCTCTGCTATCGGCGACCGGACCGGCGTCACGCCGGTCCGGTCAGGTTGCGCTATCTCGACGTCAGCTTCGCGACGTCACTTGCACTTGGGCACATGCGCGGTGGGCTCGAACCCCTTGAAGCCGGGAGGGCCGTAGCCGAAATAGACGGTGTCCACGGCGGAGCCCGCGTCGGGCGCTGCGCCATACCACTTCTCATGCAGCTTGCGCAGGCGGCCGTCGAGCTTCATGCACTCAATCACGTTCTCGACCTTGTTGCGATATTCGGTGTCTTCCAACCGGAAGGCGTAAGCAAAGTTGCGGCCGTTGAAATCCTTGAAGCCGACCTTGATCGCCTTGTTCTGGCTGGCCGCGAACACCGTGGTCGGGATTTCGTTGAGCGCCGTGAATGCGCGGCGGGTCAGGATCGCCTGGACGGTATCCGGGAAGACATCGTAGCGCTGCACCTCAAAGCCGTATTTCTCGGCGTTTGCGGTCGCCCAGGTGTCGGAGATCGTGCCTCGGTTTACGGCGACGGCCTTGCCTTTGAGATCTTCGAAACCTTTCATTTCATCGGCGGCGCGGACCAGAAAACCGTTGCCGGTGGAGAACAGCGGCTCGGTGTAGAGCATGCGGTCAGCGCGCTCGGCCGTCAGGTTCAGCGGATTGACAAGGAATTCAGCGCGCTTGGCAAACAGCGCGGCGAACAGCCCGGAGAAATTGATGTCGACGATTTCGACCTTGGGGCGTCCAAGGTCCTTGCCGATCTCGTTGATGAGATCGGCGCCGAAGCCCTCGGGCCCATTTGCGCCGCGCACCATCCACGGCGCCACGCCGAAGTCGGACGCGACGATCATCGGCTTGTCCGAAGGATGATCGGCTTCCTGTGCGCTGGCGATGCCGCCCATCGTGCCACCTGTCGAGAGCAGCAGCGCGAGTATCGTGAATTTCAGTTTCATCTCGTTATCCTCTTTGAGTTCAGGATGTTGCAGCGTGATCAAAGCGCGGGCGGATGGGTGTCGCGCCAATGGCGTGCGATATCTGCACGGCGACAGACCCAGACCGAAGGGTGGTTCGCAACGTGATCCAGGAAGCGCTGCAATCCCGCCGCGCGGCCCGGATGACCGATGATGCGCGTATGCAGGCCGACCGACATCATTTTGGGCGCCGTCGCCCCTTCGGCATAAAGCAGGTCGAAGGCATCGCGCAGATATTCGAAGAAGTCGTTGGCGGTCGCCATGGCTCCGCGGCTGAACTTGGCGTCGTTGTTGGCCAGGCCGTAAGGCACGATCAGATGCGGTCGGCCGGCGACCCGGGTCCAATACGGCAGCTCGTCGTTGTAGGCGTCGGAATCGTAGAGGAACCCGCCCTCTTCGACGACGAGGCGGCGCGTATTGACGCTTGGTCCATAGCGGCAATACCAGCCCAGCGGCCGCTCGCCGATGGTACGTGCAAGGCTTTCGACGGTGTTGCGGATGCGTTCGCGCTCTTCGTCTTCGTTCAGAAGCTGGTGCCGCTCCCATCGCCAGCCATGCGCGCACACGTCATAGCCGTGCTCGCGAATCGCTGAACAGGCCTCGTCGTTACGCTCCAGCGCCAGCGCGCACCCCATCACGGTTGCGGTCATTCCGCGTTCCGACAGCATGCGCAGAATGCGCCAGAAGCCGATGCGGCTGCCATATTCGAACATCGATTCCGCGGCGAGGTCGCGTCCCTCGAAACCGCCCGCGCCGCCTTCGGTCAGTGCCGTCTCGCTAAAGCCATCACCATCCGGAAACGACGGTTCGGATCCCTCTTCGTAATTGATGCAAACATTGAGAGCGATGCGCGCCGCTCCCGGCCATTTCGGATTCGGTGGCGTCCGGCCGTAGCCGACGAAATTACGTTCGAGATGATCGTTCTGCTGCGTCATGGAGGCGATTTCTACGGGGTTTGCGGCTTGACGACATTAACGACCGCATCAAGGGTGACGAACACATCGTCATCCTGACGCCCGGTCATTCCCATGGCGACGGCAAATTCCATGGAATGGTCGAGCACGGTCATCGGGTGATGCCAGACGTTTCGCCCGAATGTCACGCTTTGCTGCGCACCGGCAATGAAGCACCGTAGCGTAGCCAGATCCGGGTGTCCGTCCGGATCGGGCTTGCAAACGATAACGAGGAATCGGCCAGTTCCGAGCGGAATGAAGGTCTGGGCGGAGTAGGGGTGGCGCTCGAGCGTGACCAGTCGCAGCGGCAGAACGCCGACGGCTGCCGCGTTGCTGATCCACAGCGAGAAGGTCTTTGCGTCGTCGGCACGGTCCAGGGACGTCGGAAGGTAACGCCGGCGCTGCTCGATCGGGCGCTCGGCGACATCGCCGAACAGCGCGAACGCCTCGGGCGATAGCGGCTCGGGGGTTACGGTATAGGGCGCTTCGATCATGGCATCCGACAACAATTTTACCGCAGGTCAATGCCCGCGCCCCGCGTTATTCCAATGGTATACCAGTGGACCTCACCTATCGGGCGCAGTCAACTCGTGGCGGCGTCGAAGTTGCGTCAAATTTGGACTTTCAGCGAGAAAATGCGGGCACGGTGCAGGTTCTGCGGGCAACGGCACTGCCCCGGACAACCTAGGATACCGACGCCTATCGCCGATCAGCCGTGAGTTTCGGGCAGAAAAATTCCAAAAGTCTCCAGCATTCCCTGGCGGACGTTGGTGAGGTGCTGGATCATGGCGTGGCGCGCTGCGGCGCTATTGCGGTTGATGATCGCATCGACAATGGCGAGGTGTTCGCGGCTGGCTGGCAGCAGGCGTTCCGGCCGGCGCTCCACGTTGCACATCCTGATTTTCTGGCGGATTTCACCAATGAGCTTTTCCAGAGATCGATTGCCGCAGTTCTGTGCGATCTGATCGTGGATTTCGTCATCGAGTGTCCAGTGTAGTGTCCTGGAAATCTGGGCCGTGGCGATGATGTCCTCAAGCCTGGCCTTGATGGGCTGCAGGACGTCGATTGCGATGCGGGTCGCTGCAATGGACGCCGCCTCGCTCTCCAGCAACAGGCGTAGGTGAATAAGTTCGAGCAATTCCGCCATTCCGATATTCCGGACAACCACGGAGCCATTCGAAAGCTGTTCAAGCCTGCCTTCTCCCAAAAGTCTGCTGATGCCGGCGCGAAGGGGGGTCCGCGAGACTTTCAGGCGAAGCGCGAGGCGGCGCTCTTCGATGACCTCGCCTGGGGAGAGTTTTCGCGCCTCGATCAGGTCGTGCAGCTTTTTATAGGTGGCTTCGGTAATGTTTCCCTCGGCGCGCGGCCGAACGGTCGGAGCGTTTCGCTTACGGCGCGAAGCGACTTTCTCTCCACCGGAAGACACGGCAATTTCCTTTGAGCTATTGAAATTTTATCTGTCAGTAGCGCGAATATACTCAACTAGCGGCCTCGGCAAGCTGATTGAGCGGCTGCGACGTCTCGCGTTCAGACCAGTGTCGTTCACAAGTCCGTGGTAACTGGCCGCACCTATTGCATCGCCGCCTGGGCCTTTGACGGCGTTACGCGCCACACTGCGTTGCCGACATCGTCGGCGACCAGCAAGGCGCCCTGTTTGTCGATCTTGACGCCGACCGGACGGCCCTGTGCTTCGCCGCTGGCGTTTAAAAAGCCGGTCAGGACGTCTTGCGGCTTGCCAGATGGTTTGCCGTCCACGAACGGCACGAAGATCACCTTGTAGCCGCTGCGCGGCTTGCGATTCCACGAGCCGTGCTGGCCGACGAAGGCACCGCCTTTCATATTGCCCGGAAACAGATCGCCGGTATTGAAGGTGAGGCCGAGCGACGCGGTGTGTGCGCCGAGCGCGTAATCCGGCACGATCGCCTTGGCCACGAGATCAGGCCGCTGCGGATCGACGCGGACGTCGACGTGCTGGCCGTAGTAGCTATAGGGCCAGCCGTAGAAGCCGCCGTCCTTCACCGAGGTCATGTAGTCCGGTACGAGGTCGCTGCCGATCTCGTCGCGCTCATTGACCGTCACCCACAACGCGCCACTCTGCGGTTGCCATGACGGTCCGTTCGGATTGCGCAGGCCCGAAGCGAATACACGCGAGGCCCCGGTAGCGCGATCGATCTCCAGAATCCCGGCGCGGTCCTTCTCGGCTTCGATGCCGTTCTCGCCGACATTGCTGTTGGAGCCCACCGTGGCATAGAGTTTTGTGCCGTCCGGGCTCGCGGTGAGATCCTTGGTCCAGTGATGGTTGATCGGGCCGCCCGGCAGATCGGCGACCTTCATCGCGGACGAAGTGATTTTCGTGTCGCCGGTCTTGTACGGAAATTTCACCACGGCATCGGAATTGGCGACGAAGAATTCGTTGCCGACCAGCACCATGCCGAATGGCGAATTCAGGCCCTCAAGAAAGATGGACCTGGTTTCCGCCACGCCATCGCCGTCGGCGTCACGCAGCAACGTAATGCGGTTGGCGCTTGGCACGCCCGCGCCGGCGCGGCCCATCACTCTTTTCGTGATCCAACCTTTGATGCCCTTGCCGTCTTCCGGTTTTGGTGGCGCGTTGGTCTCGGCGACCAGCACGTCGCCATTTGGCAGCACGTAGAGTGTGCGCGGATGGTCGAGCCCGGTGGCGAAGGCGTTGACGGCCATGCCGCTCGCGGCGGTTGGCTTGCCGCCTTGCGGCCAGCCTGTGGCGGTGGCGATGTTGACAGTGGGGATCAGCGTCTTGACTGGTTCGACCAGCCTGGGCGATGTCCCGAAATCTTCGCCGGATGTATTGGTGGCCTGCTCGCTGCAGGCGGCCAGTGGAAGCGCCAGAACAACGAGGCAGGCGGAGAGCAGAAACTTGTTTCGCATCGGAAATCCTCTGATTGCCGGACACAAATGCGGCAGCTCAGAGAACGTTCAGTTCGCGCGCATGAATTTCATGTGAATTGACCGTGACGAGGCTATGGTCCTGCAAAACGAAAACGGGAGCGAAAATGACTGAAGGGCAGGAAACGACCTGGGCGCGGTGGCGCAGCGTCGCCGATCTCTACCACGCCTATTTTACAGGATTGATTCTCACCGCCGTGACGCGGCGTGGCACGGCTGATGCCGCCGAATTCATGTTCCGGATCTTTCGCCGTCAGCAGCAGGAGCGTTTTCTGCCCGGTCTCGAAAAGCTCGGTCTCAGTGGTCTGCCGCCGGCGGTGGCCGCGGCGCAGTATCACTATCTCTCGAACTGGATCGGCGGCGTGTCGGTTGAATACATGTATGAGAACGACCGCAAGGCCTGGATCCGCTATCCGCCGCCGCGCTGGATCTGGCGCGGCACCGCGATCTGCGGCGTGCCCGGCGAGGTATCGCGCGCGATGCTGCGCGGCTGGCACGCCAACAACGGTGTCTCGCTCGGCAATCCCCGCATGGGCTTTGTCTGCACCAAGCAGAGTGTCGACGGGCAGGATGGCCTCGAGGGCTATTACCGCGAATACGATCACGATCTTGATCCTGATCAGCGGCTGGTATTTGCGCGGCATCTGGAAGCGCCGCTGTTCGATCCCGCAAAGGCGCCGGCGCTGCCGGTGACGAGCTGGCCCAAGCCGAGGCTGGAAAAGGCCTATCGTAATTACGCCATGGAATATGTCCGGACCGCAGTGCCGGTGGCGGTGCAGCTGTTCGGCCCGGTCGATGCGGGCTACCTGCTGCATCTTACCGGCAAGCTGATCGGCATGCAGTATTTTGACGAGGTCTCGGCCGGCTTTGCGATGCAGCGCGGCAGTGCAAAAGCCTTCGCCGAGTTTCTCGGCGTGCTGTTTGCTGCGCAGGACGACATGGTTGAGATCAGCGAATCCGCAGGCAGCTTTGAAATCCGCCAGCAGACGTGGAAGCTGATGGACGGTGTCGGAGACCATCACCCGGCCTGCGCGCGGGCGTTGGAAGGACTGGTCGAAGGTCTCGCTGCCGGCTGCGGCCGCAATATTCCCGTCACCTTGATCCCCGCACGTGGCGGTGCGCTGCCGTTCATCTGGTCGATCGGCTAGGCGCGTCCGTTCATACGCTGCAGCGCAATTCGGGCAGGGCCCATGCGCGTGGCGCGCATGGCGCTGCGCAGAAACGGTGCTAGGAACGAGCGTGCTTCCGGCGATCAAGACCGGAAGATTTGGGGAAACGCATGTCCGACGTCGTCATCGCCGAACTCGCATTGGTCGATGCCGAAAAGCAGCCGCTGCCGGGCCTCAAGGGGCCCGCGAAAAACCCGCTGCTCGATCACCCGATCCTGCCGACGCTGCTGCGGCTGTCGTGGCCGAATGTGGTGGCACTCAGCGCCGGCACATTGGTCGTCGTTGCGGAGACCTCCTATATCGGCCGGCTTGGCACGGAATCGCTGGCGGCGATGGCGCTGGTGTTTCCGTTCGTGATTCTCACCATGACCATGTCCGGCGGCGCGATGGGCGGCGGCGTCTCCTCGGCGATTGCACGCGCGCTCGGCGCCGGCGATCGCGAGCGCGCCTCGACATTGGCCGCGCATGCGTTGCTGATCGGTATCTGCTTTGGTCTCGCCTTCACGCTGGGCATGCTGTTGTTCGGCCCGGCGCTGCTGGAAGCGCTGGGCGGCCGCGGCAGCGTGCTGTCGCAGGCGATCGGCTACACCACGATCTTCTTCGGCGGCGGCGTGATCCCGTGGCTGATGAATACGCTGGCCGCGATCCTGCGCGGCACCGGCAATATGAAGCTGCCCTCGGCGATCACGCTAAATTCCGCGGTGTGCCAGATCATTCTCGGCGGCGTGCTTGGCCTCGGCCTCGGGCCGGTGCCGCAATTCGGCATGCCCGGCGTCGCGGCGGGCTCGCTGATCGCCTACAGCATCGGCACGGCGATCATGGGGTGGTACGTGTTTTCCGGCCGCGCCCGGGTCCAGCCGTTGCGCAAGGGATTTAGAATCCAGCGCGGCATGTTCCTCGATATTCTGAAGGTCGGCGCCATCGCCTGCTTCTCGCCGCTGCAGTCGGTGCTGACCATCACGGTCTTCACCCACATGCTGGCGCGCTATGGCAACGAG is drawn from Nitrobacteraceae bacterium AZCC 2146 and contains these coding sequences:
- a CDS encoding polar amino acid transport system permease protein (product_source=KO:K02029; cath_funfam=1.10.3720.10; cog=COG0765; ko=KO:K02029; pfam=PF00528; superfamily=161098; tigrfam=TIGR01726; transmembrane_helix_parts=Outside_1_27,TMhelix_28_50,Inside_51_70,TMhelix_71_103,Outside_104_193,TMhelix_194_213,Inside_214_223); protein product: MELLLENFANLDSLLRIYPLLLQGLIYTIWLSAVALPLGILLGLAIAVIYSFRNRWLNIALLIYIDLFRSFPVVVLLILIFYGLPFLGLTLGGFTAAVLAIVLNNSGYYGEIFRAGILSVPPGQTEAARALGFKPLHVVFYIILPQAIRNVLAPLASNSLELVKTTPIAALVALPELLRSARVAQEQTYNPTPLMAAAVIFFVILYPFARWVARLERQALKAR
- a CDS encoding nucleoside-diphosphate-sugar epimerase (product_source=COG0451; cath_funfam=3.40.50.720; cog=COG0451; pfam=PF01370; superfamily=51735); protein product: MTTLITGGSGFIGLSIAERLIAEGEDVVLFDLKAPAADMLSRQELAGVIMVTGDVRNAADIDRVLGVTDIGRVIHTAAMTPNQQREHDEARRIVDVNIGGTVTLLERVATRSSIKRIVVLSSVAVYGFSKPTSSGLFEEDLSPPAPAALYGITKLAAEQAALRIGHLHGMDVRVIRLGPVYGAWESHTGARDALSPHHQIIGMALEGREVILPRAMTADWIYSRDAADGIARVSSATTLRHHTYHVGGGILSSLAQWCEIIARHIPDFRWKMAESETAGNVIYSLPKDRAPLNIARLTGDTGFRPLHDLESAARAIILPGFKAASVLRGPHGRPEFNDTSSC
- a CDS encoding polar amino acid transport system substrate-binding protein (product_source=KO:K02030; cath_funfam=3.40.190.10; cleavage_site_network=SignalP-noTM; cog=COG0834; ko=KO:K02030; pfam=PF00497; smart=SM00062; superfamily=53850), translated to MKLKFTILALLLSTGGTMGGIASAQEADHPSDKPMIVASDFGVAPWMVRGANGPEGFGADLINEIGKDLGRPKVEIVDINFSGLFAALFAKRAEFLVNPLNLTAERADRMLYTEPLFSTGNGFLVRAADEMKGFEDLKGKAVAVNRGTISDTWATANAEKYGFEVQRYDVFPDTVQAILTRRAFTALNEIPTTVFAASQNKAIKVGFKDFNGRNFAYAFRLEDTEYRNKVENVIECMKLDGRLRKLHEKWYGAAPDAGSAVDTVYFGYGPPGFKGFEPTAHVPKCK
- a CDS encoding His/Glu/Gln/Arg/opine family amino acid ABC transporter permease subunit (product_source=TIGR01726; cath_funfam=1.10.3720.10; cog=COG0765; pfam=PF00528; superfamily=161098; tigrfam=TIGR01726; transmembrane_helix_parts=Outside_1_26,TMhelix_27_49,Inside_50_60,TMhelix_61_83,Outside_84_97,TMhelix_98_120,Inside_121_132,TMhelix_133_155,Outside_156_192,TMhelix_193_215,Inside_216_223) is translated as MDRIVEYYFNARVLAIAFPEVLAGFRTTVIVSLLVIACGTLIGLSLALVRCANWRPVNFVISVYVDVLRTLPQLVVIVFIYFGLPYLDLTMSPFLTTVLALGMVLSAFSTEIFWSAIMALPRGQWDAASALGFSRVRTLTTIILPQAIRLAIPLLTNRAISISKGTALGTAVSLPETLGQAQSVMALVANPSPLTLAAAFYITFFLPLVVASRWIEYRYSQGR